From Nicotiana tabacum cultivar K326 chromosome 15, ASM71507v2, whole genome shotgun sequence, the proteins below share one genomic window:
- the LOC107828683 gene encoding acylsugar acyltransferase 3-like, with product MEVKILTTKLIKPSSATPNYLQNYKLSFFDQIDDAAHLPLVLFYPPCNNNTNNNSIAEDQLEQSLSRILAHVYLVADRFTEDNSSIHCADQGVKFINAKVNCKLNGFLEKAQKDVNHALSCWPQDTWDVDESNLFITPINIVQVTKFNCGGMALSMSPAHTAMDGFTTFTFVHERSNVCKLGIPIEKINFLSFNMAKIFPP from the coding sequence ATGGAAGTTAAAATCTTGACAACAAAGTTGATAAAACCATCTTCAGCAACTCCAAATTACCTTCAAAATTACAAACTATCATTCTTTGATCAAATAGATGATGCAGCACATTTACCTCTTGTTCTTTTCTATCCTCCTTgcaacaacaacaccaacaataaTAGTATAGCTGAAGATCAACTCGAGCAATCTTTATCTAGAATTTTAGCCCATGTTTACCTAGTTGCTGATAGATTTACTGAGGATAACTCCTCGATTCACTGCGCCGATCAAGGGGTTAAATTTATTAACGCCAAGGTAAATTGTAAGCTCAATGGCTTTCTTGAAAAAGCACAAAAagatgtcaatcatgccttatcTTGTTGGCCTCAAGATACTTGGGATGTTGATGAAAGTAATTTGTTCATAACACCAATTAACATTGTGCAAGTCACAAAATTCAATTGCGGTGGCATGGCTCTTTCTATGAGCCCTGCACATACCGCGATGGatggtttcacaactttcacatttGTTCACGAGCGGTCAAACGTGTGCAAATTGGGGATTCCTATAGAGAAAATCAACTTTTTGAGCTTTAATATGGCTAAGATTTTCCCACCATGA
- the LOC142169500 gene encoding acetyl-CoA-benzylalcohol acetyltransferase-like, producing MGSLCVNLSDQIQVEIISKKLIKPSSPTPNHLQNFKLSFFDQIAEKTHMPLVLFYPHNPINSSYTHNHMVQQLEESLSRILTHVYPAAGRFSESKRSINCQDQGITFIKANVNCQMDDFLQQTRTNFDLPLHFWPQRIKNVDATNLFTIPLMVVQITIFQCGGFALSMSTAHPAIDGWTSFTFIYEWSKVCKLGIPAENINFMSFNLVNIFGPRDISKMFKPSAIFPGKRLDTKLVAKKFVIDEVSLLKLRDKLTNCNNSGVLSFKPSRVEMITAILWRALLRASQAISGKWKPSLMSFPLNLRGKLKYPEAYNPFGNFIIEIPITFEPKVTDMELQDFIILIREKVQKIINYCDVASADDVVDMVANLYNESYGGREWGANDDFEEFTCSSLCRFHMQEADFGWGNPSLMHFGSRHNQVFWLYSTQCGTSIAVQMDLKENYMDFIERDQDFLAFTKI from the coding sequence ATGGGTAGCCTTTGTGTTAATTTGAGTGACCAAATACAAGTTGAAATCATTTCCAAGAAGCTTATAAAACCATCCTCTCCAACTCCTAATCACCTTCAAAATTTTAAGTTATCTTTCTTTGACCAAATAGCTGAGAAAACACATATGCCTCTTGTTCTTTTTTATCCACATAACCCCATCAACTCTTCCTACACCCATAATCATATGGTACAACAACTCGAAGAGTCACTTTCTAGGATTTTGACTCACGTTTATCCAGCTGCTGGTAGATTTTCTGAAAGTAAACGTTCAATCAATTGTCAAGATCAAGGTATAACATTCATAAAAGCCAACGTCAATTGTCAAATGGATGATTTTCTCCAACAAACACGTACTAATTTCGACCTTCCATTGCATTTTTGGCCACAAAGAATTAAGAATGTGGACGCAACTAATTTGTTTACCATACCACTTATGGTTGTGCAAATTACAATTTTTCAATGTGGTGGATTCGCGTTATCTATGAGCACTGCACACCCTGCTATCGATGGATGGACGAGTTTTACGTTCATTTACGAGTGGTCAAAAGTGTGTAAATTGGGAATTCCAGCTGAAAACATCAATTTCATGAGCTTTAATTTGGTTAACATTTTTGGACCAAGAGATATATCCAAGATGTTTAAGCCTTCTGCTATTTTCCCTGGAAAACGTCTAGACACTAAATTGGTGGCCAAAAAGTTTGTTATAGATGAAGTCTCTTTATTAAAACTCAGAGACAAATTAACAAATTGTAACAATTCAGGTGTTTTAAGTTTTAAACCTTCACGAGTTGAGATGATCACAGCAATTTTATGGAGGGCTCTGCTTCGCGCTTCACAGGCAATATCAGGGAAATGGAAGCCATCATTAATGTCATTTCCATTGAATTTACGCGGTAAGCTTAAATATCCTGAAGCATATAACCCTTTTGGGAATTTCATAATTGAAATTCCAATAACATTTGAACCAAAAGTGACTGATATGGAGTTGCAAGACTTTATAATATTGATTAGAGAGAAAGTGcagaaaattattaattattgtgacGTAGCTTCAGCTGACGATGTTGTTGACATGGTGGCTAATTTATATAACGAAAGTTATGGAGGACGAGAATGGGGAGCTAACGATGATTTTGAGGAATTTACGTGCTCGAGTTTGTGCAGATTTCATATGCAAGAAGCTGATTTTGGATGGGGGAATCCAAGTTTAATGCATTTTGGATCAAGACATAATCAAGTGTTTTGGTTGTATTCTACACAATGTGGCACTAGTATTGCTGTGCAAATGGATTTGAAGGAAAATTACATGGACTTCATTGAACGTGACCAAGATTTCCTTGCTTTTACCAAGATTTAG